One Peromyscus leucopus breed LL Stock chromosome 4, UCI_PerLeu_2.1, whole genome shotgun sequence genomic region harbors:
- the Ak1 gene encoding adenylate kinase isoenzyme 1 isoform X2 — protein sequence MEEKLKKAKIIFVVGGPGSGKGTQCEKIVQKYGYTHLSTGDLLRAEVSSGSERGKMLSSIMEKGQLVPLETVLDMLKDAMMAKVDSSNGFLIDGYPREVKQGEEFEQRIGQPTLLLYVDAGADTMTQRLLKRGETSGRVDDNEETIKKRLETYYQATEPVISFYEKRGIVRKVNAEGEVDSVFSQVCTYLDSLK from the exons AGAAGCTGAAGAAAGCCAAGATCATCTTTGTAGTGG GCGGGCCTGGCTCAGGAAAGGGCACCCAGTGTGAGAAGATTGTGCAGAAATATGGCTACACCCATCTCTCCACTGGGGACCTGCTGCGAGCAGAAGTCAGCTCGGGATCGGAGAGGGGCAAGATGCTGTCATCCATCATGGAAAAGGGGCAGCTGGTGCCACTG GAGACGGTGCTGGACATGCTCAAGGACGCCATGATGGCCAAAGTGGACTCTTCCAATGGCTTCTTGATTGACGGCTACCCGAGGGAAGTGAAGCAGGGGGAGGAGTTCGAACAGCGG ATTGGACAGCCCACACTGCTGCTGTATGTGGATGCAGGCGCTGATACCATGACCCAACGACTCCTGAAGCGAGGGGAGACCAGTGGCCGTGTGGATGACAATGAGGAGACCATCAAGAAGAGGCTGGAGACCTATTACCAGGCCACAGAGCCCGTCATCTCCTTCTATGAGAAGCGCGGCATTGTGCGCAAG GTCAATGCCGAAGGTGAGGTGGACTCTGTCTTCTCCCAGGTCTGCACCTACCTGGACTCCCTGAAGTAA
- the Ak1 gene encoding adenylate kinase isoenzyme 1 isoform X1, with product MNRITGCCSSGEPREKEDRKAREKLKKAKIIFVVGGPGSGKGTQCEKIVQKYGYTHLSTGDLLRAEVSSGSERGKMLSSIMEKGQLVPLETVLDMLKDAMMAKVDSSNGFLIDGYPREVKQGEEFEQRIGQPTLLLYVDAGADTMTQRLLKRGETSGRVDDNEETIKKRLETYYQATEPVISFYEKRGIVRKVNAEGEVDSVFSQVCTYLDSLK from the exons ATGAACAGGATCACAGGCTGCTGTTCGTCTGGTGAACCCcgagaaaaggaagacaggaaggccaGAG AGAAGCTGAAGAAAGCCAAGATCATCTTTGTAGTGG GCGGGCCTGGCTCAGGAAAGGGCACCCAGTGTGAGAAGATTGTGCAGAAATATGGCTACACCCATCTCTCCACTGGGGACCTGCTGCGAGCAGAAGTCAGCTCGGGATCGGAGAGGGGCAAGATGCTGTCATCCATCATGGAAAAGGGGCAGCTGGTGCCACTG GAGACGGTGCTGGACATGCTCAAGGACGCCATGATGGCCAAAGTGGACTCTTCCAATGGCTTCTTGATTGACGGCTACCCGAGGGAAGTGAAGCAGGGGGAGGAGTTCGAACAGCGG ATTGGACAGCCCACACTGCTGCTGTATGTGGATGCAGGCGCTGATACCATGACCCAACGACTCCTGAAGCGAGGGGAGACCAGTGGCCGTGTGGATGACAATGAGGAGACCATCAAGAAGAGGCTGGAGACCTATTACCAGGCCACAGAGCCCGTCATCTCCTTCTATGAGAAGCGCGGCATTGTGCGCAAG GTCAATGCCGAAGGTGAGGTGGACTCTGTCTTCTCCCAGGTCTGCACCTACCTGGACTCCCTGAAGTAA